From the genome of Podospora bellae-mahoneyi strain CBS 112042 chromosome 2, whole genome shotgun sequence:
ccTGTGTGAAGACGCAGTCGGTCTTGTAGTTGATGCAGTGTGTGCATGCTGGTAACTTTCCGTCGCAtttgatcttcttcttcctacACATATCGCATGCCTGCAGATTGCCCAGCGGGTCAGCAAAACGCCACATCCCGTCGTCGAGACCAAGTATTTCTTCAACTCACCCTTgcgatcctcctcctctttgctTCGTTTGTGTCTTCAAGTAGCCCATGGTCTCCAAACATTTGCGCAGCCATAAGGTCGGGTGGTAGTTGCGGCATAGGCATGCCATGTTCAGCATAGCCGCCGAAGatctggggtggtggattcataagcggtggtggttgtatGGGCATCTGAAAGCCCCCGTGCATGTGGTCCATTGTGAATAGTTTTATCGCCTAACCGGCGTTCGTTCGTCGCAAACTCGATATCAAGATGGCAAAAGCGCAATGTGAGGTAGCGAGAAGGTATGTCAGATCGGTCGAAAACCGTTGCGAGCACCGATCGATAATATAGATATTAGGCGGGGCCGAGCGGGACGATGAAgtgtggagggggcggtAGGAGGGTGTATCGAGTATCACTATCGTAGGCGCCGGGCAGAAAAAGGGTTGCTATTATTACCGTCCACTCCTTAGCCTTTCTGTGCGGGCTGTCGTCGAATCAGGGGAAAAGTGTGCCGGATGGTCCGGGTATAGGGGggctgagctgctgctggataCAATTCGACTGCTATGCCGACAAAAGACATCCGAATATCACCTCAGCACTTCTTCGGTCGCGGGGTCATTCGTGTGGGTTCGACAGCTTCGGTTGTGACACAGCACAAAGCTCGGGTCAGTGGAGGTTCAGGTTCCTCCAAAATCTGTAGCCAGCTCGCTGGGATCCAATGTCTTGGAGCGGGAGGAGTCGCACGAATGGCAAGCCACGCCGCGGATTGAAGCAGAGGCTGTCGGGAAACCGGGGAAGCGACGGCAGGATATCGATGTGGAATTGCAACTGCGATTCTTCGTTATAGTCGTCGTCGACCAAGCCGACGGTGTGAGAGTGGATTGATTGTTCGTTATATACAGTCGAAAAGATTCGAAACCAGCAAAAGGGAGGCAAGACAGTCACGAAGAAAGAAGAGCTGCGGCAAAGTGCCCATATTAAGGTGTGTCGGGTGTCAGGGCCCCAGTTCAGTGTGTCCCCAGCGGGCTGCGTTAGCGGGGGACGCGCGCGAGCGATCACCAAGACCTGACGACGTTAGGCAGGACAGGCATGTGGCATGTgggggctggggttgggtgaCTGAGCGCACGGGCTGGCGGCCGAAATTCAGGGTGTTCTGCTTCACTGTTCCACCTCAGGTCagagggctgctgctgctgcttggtaAGCTTCACCTCCACAATCAAGCCGATGACGACGCCGACCGTTTTCCCCTCGGGGTTTATTGATCTTACAAAGTCCGCTCTCTTCAGTTCGAATCGTCCAGATGGGGGCATATGAAGCGGCACAGAGGGCCCGGGGGGAATATTCCCCTATCCCCAGACATCATCTACACGCACTGCCCACTATGCCGAGCCCGTTCTCTGATTGTCAAACTGCAGGAGTACGACCTACCCCAGACCGGATCCGAACACTGATAGCTCAACACTTTGGGTGGCATTCACCGCACCCCAGACCCGTAGTCCGGCGTTGGAAGTGGGTTGAGGGCTAACACTATAGCTAGCTACCTTTTAGGGGGTGGAAAGGAGGGCGGGCGTTATCAAAGGTGGTATCTTGCAGTACCTATCAGAGACAACAACTCTTCAGTCAGGTATCTATCAAACAAGGTGCCTTGCCCATCACGATCACCCGTCTCAAGGCCTCCAAAATGGACTGATGATATTGACCAGCAAGTATGATGGCGGTTACGCAAAACTCACAAAATTCCAGGCATTGCAGAACTTttcccatgatgatgatgttcaGGGACTCAATATCATGCCATGCCTCACCGAGAGCTTCTGGGCTCTTCTCCAAGGTTTCCACTGTCCTCGAGACCCGTggttgtcgaggtcgatCATAAACTGCCAATCCCGTCAGAGGGCGGCCTCTTCTGGAATCTGGATTCGAGCTCAATCGGTTCTTTTGCGGGCAAGGGGTTCCCAGAAGCCGCCGGTTGTGAGACAGTGATGAAACGGGCATGTGTTGCCGTGGAGGGGTCGTCAACCAGAAACCCCGCCGCTTGGACGTTGATGTCACCATGGTCAGTCATGACAAATCCAACGGCTTTCTAAACTCTTGAAATTCTTTTTAATTCATTTCCTCCGAGTCGTTGCTGGAGACTGGTTGTCGGGTTTGCCAAGCAACCTATACGTGGAACTTTCAACGTCGTCCCATCTCGGAAGCATCAGAGATAAGACGAGGCTTAACGCTTACAGCGGATGACACAACCACTTCGCATAGATGGTCTCGGATCAGAACTGTTTCCTAGTTCGAGTAGTCAAGTGATATCTGAGTGGCCAGGAAGATTGCTGCAGGCCTGATCAAGCTGATCGGCAACACAAAGGAGTTTTGTGGTCACCTTGAATGCGCCACCAGTGTCTTTGAAGGCTATCCGATCATAGCCTTGGTGGTCGAGGCTCAGCTAGGCTGTGTCTTGGCCTTGAGTTCCCAAAATGGCAACTTTATATCATGTAATATAACGTCCATCTCTTCTTAGCAACGTCGGTGTCAAGTAAAGAGGTATAGCTCCAAGATCTATGTCTTCACGGTGGCCGGCAGGCGTGCAAAGACTGACCAAAAGCCTCAGCTTCGAGCCCCAGTCTTTGCTCGTATATATTGCACACAACGCATGAACAAGGGTCAACGCCCACATGGTATTCAACATGTCTAATATACAGCCCGTGGCATGGCATTTAAACACACCCAATACACACTTATAGTACAATTCCACCCCATTTtcattctcccccccctAATACTTGAGCCCCTTGATCCTCTTGGAGTACTTCCACAAGCTCTTGTACTTGGGCTTCTGCCTCTTcgcctcccaacccctcgCCTTCCTAGGCGGCTTGAGCGAGTGCACCCGCGGCTGCTTAAACTCAACATCCGCCCCCGGAATACCATGCCTAGCCATCACCTCAGCCGTATGCTCATCCCACACGCTCCTGAAAAGCGTGAACCCGACCGGATTAAGATCAAACTTGTCCCTGAACGACTTGAGCGAGAACCCTTCTCTCCCACCGTAcatctccttgagcttggcaagatcaagagtctggttgttgttgtgctcAAGAACAAACACGCTCAGGCGGTGATAAGGCGAGCCCTTTTGGGCAGTGGGGGGCAGCCAagggatggcgagggtgccGTCTTCGGGGAGGCCGCCCTGGGGGGATTCAGAGCTGGCTTTGGAGTtgagacggtggaggttgagggaagTCGAAGTGGGAGACCAGGGAATGTTGGTGACCATGAAGTGCAGCCGGCGGCCGTACGAGTCCGTCTCCGGGTTGGGAACGTCCGAGTCCATTACCACGACCGAGAGGAGACGCTCGCCAGAGTTGAAGACTTGCAtgcggaggttgggggggctTTCGGTGATGAGCGAGTCGAGGATGCTTCCGGGGGGTGCTTTGTAGCCGCGGAAGGTCATCTTGACGTCCATGGTTGGGTCGAacttggggaggatgtcggGGACGATGTTGAACTGGTGGATACGCTGGGTGATGATCTTGTAGTCCATGGAGCGCCACTTGTTTTCGGCAAGGTAGCGGTAGATGGGCTTGTTCATGTCACCTGGGTGCATGTTAGTGAAAGCTGGCGGCGGTATAAAAAGGACATCAACGCACCGTGCCCGTCCTCGAACCGCCTCTTGACCATGGGGTCGTTGATATCGGCCTGAatcttgagctcctcgacatGTTTCCTCAAACTCTCCAACCGCTTCTGCTTAAACACCTCGCCTCCTCTGTAAGTGCTGGCGTCTGTCTGCTCTATCCGCTTGATTCTCGCCAGCTctgccttgatcttggcgatCTTCTCCTCTCTGTCCTTGGCCAAAACCTTGCGGGCCTCCTGGAAGCACTGGTATGGCAGCTGCTCGAAAGGAATGTCGCCTGTGGTAGCAATAGCAGCTCTCCTTCTCCTAGAACCAAGTTCTGGTGACAgcagcttggccagctcctcctctgaTCCCTGCTTGATTGCTGTGATCTCTGAGGCCTTCTTCTGGACAAGAACGGCAGCATCAGCGGCGAGCTTCTGCGCATCAGATCCTGCGGGGGTTGTCGTCGTGGGCTCATCGCTGCGACTGGGGGTCGACGAAAATTGGCGAATAGCGGCGACGATTGGCCTGGACTGACATGTTGCCGTGGTGCTGGTAGCTTGCCTGAGAGACCGCACAAGGGGCCGGGCAACCTGCTGAGTCCCCGACATGATTTCTGAATATTTTGGAGCTGTCTTGGGCTCCCAATTCCACCTATGCCCTGAGCTGTTGAGGATCTGGTCGGCCTTTCGCTTGTCTCTTGAGCCGGCGCCGATAGAGAAAATTCGTGGACCCATGCACGGCGGTTCATCCAGTCAGCTTCTCGCACGCCCAGGGGTCCAGTAAACGTCCGGCCTAGCAAGCGTCTGTGCGCCAACGACTCCAGATCTTTTTTCAGAGCTTcaagagcagcagccagcgACAGCCAAGATATTCGCGAATTGCCCGACAGAGCGGATATAAGGTCAATCTTGGGAGGGACGATAGCGGGCGCCTTCACGCGGCCTTTTTCTACAACCCGCCGCTTTTCTGGTCGAGCACCGATTGCTGACGACAGACCCCCCGCAATGGCCGGCAAGGGGATGAGGTGCCTCAGCGAGGCGATGAGGGGCTTGAGCCTCGGTGCGCAAACATGCAGAACAGTCCCAGTGTGTATTTTCTGTCCGGCCTTGGTTCTGGGTTAGATTTGGACAGTCTTGCTGATATGCTGTGCCCATGACCAGGTCCGCACAGCTCCGTTAATATCAAGGCGGTCCATGGCCACCGAGGCGCCCGTTTCTAAAATCACACGATCAGTAGATGAGAAATGGACTCCCAGTATGCGATAGCCTCACTCGGTCTACGGATGACCATACAACAGTGATCTTCTTGCTAACAGAGCAATAGTCACCACTGTCCCTGTTACCGTCCACTCCTTCCCCGACCTTGCCCCCCGCTCCCTCGAAACATACTCAGCCAAGCACCTctacctccccctccgccgtgACATTCTTCACCTTGCGGTCGTCTACGAAGGTGACAACACACGACAGGGTACGGCCCAAGCCAAGACTCGCTGGGAGGTCGCCGGTTCCCACAGAAAGGTTCGCCCACAAAAGGGCTCGGGCAGAGCTCGTGTTGGCAACAAGCAGTCACCGCTACAGCGCGGTGGTGGTAAATCCCACGGTCCCCGAAACCGCGATTTCGGCACCAAGCTCAACCGCAAGGTCTACGATCTGGCCTGGCGCACAGCTCTTTCTTACCGGTATCGCCGTGGCGAGCTCATCGTTACCGAAGACGGGCTCgatctccctctccctgaGGACTTCCTCCAGCAAGCCCAGGACGGCCTCTTGACCCGCGAGCTTGAGGATGCCTTTATTGAAAAATACGTTGGCGAGATGCTCGGAGCGATGCAGTGGGGCAAGGCTCATGGCAGGACGACATTCATCACGGGGGAGGAGCGGATGAACCTGTTCACCGCGATGGAGGTGGCGGGTGAGAACGGCAGGGCtttggagctggaggatgtggatgtcAAGGATTTGCTTGAGACAGGCAGGATTGTCGTGGAGAGGTCGGCCCTGAAGGAGATGATCAAGCGGCATAGGAGTGATCTGGTGACGAGCATTTTCCTGCCTGGCCAGAAGAACACCAAGGAGACAACAATGGGCACTGTTGTTTACCCGTCTAGCAAGGTTTCATATGCCTAGTTCAGAGTTGATGGAGGCCCTGGTTTGTATTATACACTAAAAGAAACACTGCTGGATTAGGGGCAGTTGTTGTATGTAAATTGTTACTATTTTGGAAGCCATGTACTATTTGGTTTGCCGTTAGTGCTTCTTTTGGGCTCCTGCTTGTATAACCTCAGATAGACGCTGCAGAGGGTGCTCAAGGACTTTGTGGCACTGTCCGATGACTCCTGCCATGAGGATTGCTGCCAGTGCCCAACAACTGCCttgtgtgggtggtgagtgcGTGTTGACAAGCCACAATCAATGTCATCGCCGATTTACACAGTGCCAGCTGTGGAGCAGCAGTTAGGAGCAGGCAGAGCGCCCCGCTTTTTCATGTGCGAATTTGCAGGCGTGCACAGACCAATCCCCTTGTGTATATAATTTCGCCCGCCCTCCCGtcaacttcctccccttcttcttttttcttctccatccAAGTGCAGGGGTTTTACGCGTATCAGTGAGGATTCGTCCGAGATCGCGTTTTTGCTAGTTGAAAACTACATACCTGACCGCTCTTGTTGGGACTCGTTCCTGGCAGGGAATTTTTGGAATTACCAACTTCTTCAGCTTTGGAGAGAAATTCTGGTCTTGTTTTTCATTGCCAACGCTTGCTTGGTTCGAGCGTGGCAAGGAAGAGCGGCGATTGGATTGTGGGACGAGGATTACAACGAATCGAACACGACTTGTCTAACAGCGACTTTTTGATTTTGGCGCTGCGATGGGAGGGTCGTCTTTTGGGTTGACCAGTCTGTGATGGTCACGACTTTGATTGAGAGGGGCTGTGCTTGGACAACTTCGAAACATTGGTCTCTGACGCGGTCGCCCGGGCGGTCACTGAGTGAGAGGGAAGAGTCGCACGACGAGTCAGAGTTGGGCCGGCTCGTGATGCAACAGTGCTTTTGAGTTTTGAGCGTGTTCAACAAAGTTTGAtatgggtggtggagttgtGGATTGCTGGCGTTTGATAATATCGAAATTTGGCCGCGCCATGAGTTGTCGCTCGTGGGCTGGTTATCATCACCCGCCAGCACTGCTCTCCAGATTTGTCAGCCCATCTCACGCACTGTGTAACCCCCCATATTCGTGACTCTCTCTATTCCAACAACCCTGCTGTAAATCATCGAGAATAGTAGTGATAATGAGCATCTTGGCAATGACATGAATGCAATATAGCCAAATGACGTCGTACTACATGCTGAGGATATGCAACGGCGATCGCTTCAGCCCAGCGGTCTGGACAGTGAAGTTTTAGGTTCGTAGGTTTGCGGCACATCAGCCCGATTTCTTCAGGGCGGTCCAGGGCGGCCGCCGCTTGTTgcctgggtgggtggtgtggaggACAACGTCCGATAGACCAACGATCAACAGAAACGCCGGCTCCTTGGTGTGACTCTTTATCAATCACACGGAATTCTCGGAGTCAGAGAGAGAACTGAATAGCGTCTTATAATGATATGATAACTGAATGGATAATGGCAATGGTATCTCCTCAATTCATCGAAGATGCAAATTGATAATGGACATCCGGCGGGCTGCGGGCCGTCGAGATCAAATCGTCAAAAGGCTGGATGGAAAGCAGGCACCCGATTGGCTGGCGCGCGAGGGTTGCGCGACCAGTTCAGGGAGAGTGGGTTCGTGTGGGTTATAGTGGGGCGCGTGGCAGAAAGAGACTTCCGCACTGTCCAGTTCTGGGAGCGGCCAAGTGACCGAACGGCTTCTACCAAGGAAGGCGAGCACTGCagcacctcctctcctccatcatcatccatcaaacctcaccaccgcccatcGCCCAACCGCCTCATTCAATCGCCCAGAGCCCCAGAAGAGGCCCGCGACCGCCGAAAACCACCGATTCCCGTCATAGAGAACGGTCTGAAAGCATTCACCGCCCCGAAATCCGATTTTTCGAGTCCGCCGCTGCAGCAGGAGGAGTGCATGTTGCTGGATTGAGGTTCTGCGAAGCCGTCGTCGGCGCTTTCGCGCGACTCGcccacaacaacctcctcccccgccccagGCCCTTCCCGCATCACATCTCCGACTTTTCCATCGAGCGAAGCGGTCTACCATCCCCAGGCCGCCATCTTCTTTGCGAATCCGATACCGACCGCTTGTTTGTGGTtcaattttttttctttgtccgTGTCGCCACTCCGCTCGGGTGACGGTCGCGCCAAGGATTTTCTCTTGGTCACCCTTACCGTCCCGACCACATCGCATCATCTCGCCATTGTCGGTCGGTCCATCATGTCCTTCCACCCTCAGACTCCGCAAAGCCCCTCGCAATTCTCTCCTGGCACGAGCGACCAGAATATGAGCATGAGC
Proteins encoded in this window:
- the MRPL35 gene encoding mitochondrial 54S ribosomal protein YmL35 (BUSCO:EOG09262U7S; EggNog:ENOG503NXRG; COG:S) — its product is MGPRIFSIGAGSRDKRKADQILNSSGHRWNWEPKTAPKYSEIMSGTQQVARPLVRSLRQATSTTATCQSRPIVAAIRQFSSTPSRSDEPTTTTPAGSDAQKLAADAAVLVQKKASEITAIKQGSEEELAKLLSPELGSRRRRAAIATTGDIPFEQLPYQCFQEARKVLAKDREEKIAKIKAELARIKRIEQTDASTYRGGEVFKQKRLESLRKHVEELKIQADINDPMVKRRFEDGHGDMNKPIYRYLAENKWRSMDYKIITQRIHQFNIVPDILPKFDPTMDVKMTFRGYKAPPGSILDSLITESPPNLRMQVFNSGERLLSVVVMDSDVPNPETDSYGRRLHFMVTNIPWSPTSTSLNLHRLNSKASSESPQGGLPEDGTLAIPWLPPTAQKGSPYHRLSVFVLEHNNNQTLDLAKLKEMYGGREGFSLKSFRDKFDLNPVGFTLFRSVWDEHTAEVMARHGIPGADVEFKQPRVHSLKPPRKARGWEAKRQKPKYKSLWKYSKRIKGLKY
- the yml6 gene encoding 54S ribosomal protein yml6, mitochondrial (EggNog:ENOG503NXR2; BUSCO:EOG09264NNY; COG:J), whose protein sequence is MAGKGMRCLSEAMRGLSLGAQTCRTVPVRTAPLISRRSMATEAPVSKITRSVDEKWTPITTVPVTVHSFPDLAPRSLETYSAKHLYLPLRRDILHLAVVYEGDNTRQGTAQAKTRWEVAGSHRKVRPQKGSGRARVGNKQSPLQRGGGKSHGPRNRDFGTKLNRKVYDLAWRTALSYRYRRGELIVTEDGLDLPLPEDFLQQAQDGLLTRELEDAFIEKYVGEMLGAMQWGKAHGRTTFITGEERMNLFTAMEVAGENGRALELEDVDVKDLLETGRIVVERSALKEMIKRHRSDLVTSIFLPGQKNTKETTMGTVVYPSSKVSYA